From the Lolium rigidum isolate FL_2022 chromosome 2, APGP_CSIRO_Lrig_0.1, whole genome shotgun sequence genome, one window contains:
- the LOC124689527 gene encoding uncharacterized protein LOC124689527: protein MHLNSARTGSASSSSGPRGSQGLVGPVGGKCPREGEDPCPEADPNGLAVGDELRRRRIESGMWLARNEAREEVRIAAPHAIVRKSFFPIEEWQGIRPAGKSGSVQVTEHRLPPASGWTKLNADGAFSLAAAMSSPPRRRHKRACVEEIHGAEGRTQQRLPELDAPSVDKGLRVSSAETKAQTCEDDDICQGAPNARQYLELDKLPEKLKFLTVTRWYEMQAIEISAPNLSTFHYIGSPVEISIRYPSQLKDVYLASFVPSRILSYGRANLPFIARHVERLTLISCGENVNTPMLPDKLLHLKSLGIRLYRSRDSPIYDIFSVVSFLDASPALESFILHVERDYIINDCVTGDDLYASGESAYQHDRLKRVKIMGFHSAKSLIKLVIHILGSAPSLESLTLDTTGGRKPGDAGKCTASGESHKCCCMSERDVEYADRAVEAAGRYIFGRVPLAVQFEVLEPCRRCYAGNR from the exons ATGCACCTCAACTCAGCAAGAACTGGATCAGCTAGTTCGTCGTCCGGTCCTAGAGGATCACAGGGGTTGGTTGGCCCTGTGGGCGGCAAATGTCCCCGGGAAGGCGAAGATCCATGTCCGGAGGCTGATCCGAACGGTTTGGCTGTTGGTGACGAGTTGCGGAGAAGAAGGATCGAGAGCGGG ATGTGGTTGGCGAGAAATGAGGCGAGGGAGGAGGTGCGGATTGCCGCCCCACATGCGATCGTACGTAAATCGTTCTTCCCGATCGAGGAGTGGCAAGGGATTAGGCCGGCGGGCAAGTCGGGTTCGGTACAGGTGACGGAGCACCGGCTCCCTCCTGCTAGCGGCTGGACAAAGCTCAATGCTGATGGTGCGTTCTCG CTCGCCGCCGCCATGTCCTCCCCTCCCCGACGTCGGCACAAGAGAGCGTGCGTGGAGGAGATCCATGGCGCCGAGGGCAGGACACAGCAGCGGCTGCCGGAACTCGACGCTCCTTCTGTAG ACAAGGGATTGAGGGTTTCGTCGGCTGAAACAAAGGCGCAAACCTGTGAAGATGATGATATTTGCCAAGGTGCCCCGAATGCGAGACAGTACCTTGAGCTTGACAAACTTCCTGAG AAgctaaagttcctcacggttacaagGTGGTACGAGATGCAGGCGATAGAGATTAGTGCTCCAAATCTCTCTACTTTTCACTATATTGGGTCCCCAGTCGAGATTAGTATCAGATATCCTTCCCAACTTAAGGATGTGTACTTGGCATCTTTCGTTCCATCAAGAATTCTCTCTTATGGTCGAGCCAACCTTCCATTTATCGCTCGCCATGTCGAGAGGCTTACCCTGATATCCTGTGGTGAG AATGTCAACACTCCAATGCTTCCTGACAAGCTCCTCCACCTCAAGAGCTTAGGGATTAGACTTTACAGATCAAGAGACTCCCCTATCTATGATATATTTTCCGTGGTTTCTTTTCTTGATGCTTCTCCAGCCTTGGAATCTTTCATCTTGCAT GTAGAGAGAGATTATATAATAAACGATTGTGTTACTGGGGACGATTTATACGCAAGTGGGGAGTCGGCATACCAGCATGATCGCCTCAAACGGGTGAAAATCATGGGCTTCCATTCAGCGAAGAGCCTGATTAAGCTTGTGATCCACATCCTCGGGAGTGCTCCTTCGCTCGAGTCTCTCACGCTGGACACAACTGGTGGTCGGAAGCCTGGTGATGCTGGCAAATGCACCGCCTCAGGAGAGAGTCACAAATGCTGTTGTATGAGTGAGAGAGATGTCGAATATGCTGATAGAGCTGTGGAGGCTGCGGGCAGGTACATCTTTGGGAGAGTTCCCTTAGCTGTTCAATTTGAGGTGCTGGAGCCCTGCAGGCGATGCTATGCTGGCAACCGGTAG